The Daucus carota subsp. sativus chromosome 9, DH1 v3.0, whole genome shotgun sequence genome window below encodes:
- the LOC108200506 gene encoding cyclin-D1-1 isoform X4 gives MSALSCTEDLFSNLLCCEDSEILSRDSPECSSAFETSADIEESIALFIEGERKYVPGVSSARKSQSESVDQAARQASVAWILKVQRYYGFQPLTAYLSVNYMDRFLNCHSLPETNGWPMQLLSTACLSLAAKMEEPMVPSLLDLQVEGAKFLFEPKTIRRMEFLVLGVLDWRLRSITPFTFLSFFAYKLDSAGTFNDFLISRATDIILLNMQEASFLEYWPSCIAAATILCAANDIPNFSYINAGHAELWCEGLRKESIVSCYRLVQGIGENTRLRKRSKASPQIRVMKRASKVSFGDSESSSSSAASSYKRRRLNNSLWVHDDLETSEQGAC, from the exons ATGTCAGCTTTATCATGCACCGAAGACTTGTTTTCCAACTTACTTTGCTGTGAGGACTCCGAGATATTGTCTAGAGACTCGCCGGAGTGTTCATCGGCCTTTGAAACTTCGGCGGATATAGAGGAATCCATTGCTTTGTTCATAGAGGGTGAGAGAAAGTATGTTCCTGGTGTCAGTTCTGCCCGGAAGAGTCAGTCGGAATCAGTTGATCAAGCTGCTCGACAAGCTTCTGTTGCATGGATTTTAAag GTGCAACGTTATTATGGTTTTCAGCCATTAACAGCGTATCTCTCTGTCAATTACATGGACCGTTTCCTCAACTGTCATAGTTTGCCCGAG ACAAATGGGTGGCCAATGCAACTCTTATCCACCGCTTGTTTGTCATTAGCTGCTAAAATGGAAGAACCGATGGTACCTTCTCTTCTAGATCTTCAG GTTGAAGGtgcaaaatttttatttgagcCGAAAACTATTAGAAGAATGGAGTTTCTTGTGCTTGGTGTTCTTGATTGGAGGCTAAGATCCATCACTCCTTTCACCTTTCTCAGCTTCTTTGCTTACAAACTTGATTCCGCGGGAACTTTCAACGACTTCCTTATCTCTCGAGCCACTGATATTATTCTATTGAATATGCAAG AGGCCAGTTTTTTGGAGTATTGGCCATCATGCATAGCTGCTGCTACTATTCTTTGTGCTGCGAATGATATTCCAAACTTCTCTTATATTAACGCTGGCCATGCTGAATTATGGTGTGAAGGACTTCGAAAA GAGAGTATTGTCAGCTGCTACCGACTAGTGCAAGGAATCGGAGAGAATACTCGGTTAAGAAAGCGATCAAAAGCGTCACCGCAGATCCGAGTCATGAAACGAGCTAGTAAAGTGTCGTTTGGTGACTCGGAATCCTCCTCTTCCTCAGCAGCATCATCTTACAAAAGGAGGAGACTAAATAACAGTTTGTGGGTTCATGATGACTTGGAAACATCTGAGCAAGGTGCATGCTAG
- the LOC108200506 gene encoding cyclin-D1-1 isoform X2 produces MSALSCTEDLFSNLLCCEDSEILSRDSPECSSAFETSADIEESIALFIEGERKYVPGVSSARKSQSESVDQAARQASVAWILKVQRYYGFQPLTAYLSVNYMDRFLNCHSLPETNGWPMQLLSTACLSLAAKMEEPMVPSLLDLQVEGAKFLFEPKTIRRMEFLVLGVLDWRLRSITPFTFLSFFAYKLDSAGTFNDFLISRATDIILLNMQVIFAEASFLEYWPSCIAAATILCAANDIPNFSYINAGHAELWCEGLRKESIVSCYRLVQGIGENTRLRKRSKASPQIRVMKRASKVSFGDSESSSSSAASSYKRRRLNNSLWVHDDLETSEQGAC; encoded by the exons ATGTCAGCTTTATCATGCACCGAAGACTTGTTTTCCAACTTACTTTGCTGTGAGGACTCCGAGATATTGTCTAGAGACTCGCCGGAGTGTTCATCGGCCTTTGAAACTTCGGCGGATATAGAGGAATCCATTGCTTTGTTCATAGAGGGTGAGAGAAAGTATGTTCCTGGTGTCAGTTCTGCCCGGAAGAGTCAGTCGGAATCAGTTGATCAAGCTGCTCGACAAGCTTCTGTTGCATGGATTTTAAag GTGCAACGTTATTATGGTTTTCAGCCATTAACAGCGTATCTCTCTGTCAATTACATGGACCGTTTCCTCAACTGTCATAGTTTGCCCGAG ACAAATGGGTGGCCAATGCAACTCTTATCCACCGCTTGTTTGTCATTAGCTGCTAAAATGGAAGAACCGATGGTACCTTCTCTTCTAGATCTTCAG GTTGAAGGtgcaaaatttttatttgagcCGAAAACTATTAGAAGAATGGAGTTTCTTGTGCTTGGTGTTCTTGATTGGAGGCTAAGATCCATCACTCCTTTCACCTTTCTCAGCTTCTTTGCTTACAAACTTGATTCCGCGGGAACTTTCAACGACTTCCTTATCTCTCGAGCCACTGATATTATTCTATTGAATATGCAAG TGATATTTGCAGAGGCCAGTTTTTTGGAGTATTGGCCATCATGCATAGCTGCTGCTACTATTCTTTGTGCTGCGAATGATATTCCAAACTTCTCTTATATTAACGCTGGCCATGCTGAATTATGGTGTGAAGGACTTCGAAAA GAGAGTATTGTCAGCTGCTACCGACTAGTGCAAGGAATCGGAGAGAATACTCGGTTAAGAAAGCGATCAAAAGCGTCACCGCAGATCCGAGTCATGAAACGAGCTAGTAAAGTGTCGTTTGGTGACTCGGAATCCTCCTCTTCCTCAGCAGCATCATCTTACAAAAGGAGGAGACTAAATAACAGTTTGTGGGTTCATGATGACTTGGAAACATCTGAGCAAGGTGCATGCTAG
- the LOC108200499 gene encoding uncharacterized protein LOC108200499 isoform X1 — protein MNCLFHAYSATLLLRSSRFVYKSSTCWFSTISFKRRHEYDALKSVNLDFLLTRFGVRCYATRRVKGSKSKSVSEKVELKSKVAMVKEEFFVVRKGDLVGVYKNFSDCQAQVGSSICDPPVSVYKGQAMPKDAETYLLSCGLKNALYSIRAADLTEGLFGTLVACPFLEPSQSRGETPSDVLPRKRLQELLGPEISKESGSLSLSNSSRKHPKLEQHLKTDVLFSGPSCILEFDGASKGNPGQAGAGVVLRADDGTVICRLREGLGIATNNVAEYRAMILGLRFALEKGFTSIRVVGDSKLVCMQVQGLWKVKNQGISRWFEEAKKLKDKFLSFEITHVLRDLNSEADAQANLAVSLADGQVQEDPGE, from the exons ATGAACTGCTTGTTTCATGCCTATTCAGCTACATTGTTATTAAGGAGTAGTCGTTTTGTGTATAAGAGCTCGACTTGTTGGTTTTCAACTATCTCGTTTAAAAGGAGACATGAATATGATGCTTTAAAGTCGGTTAATTTGGATTTTTTGCTGACGAGATTTGGTGTCCGGTGCTACGCTACTCGAAGGGTTAAGGGAAGTAAGTCTAAGTCTGTTTCGGAGAAGGTAGAATTGAAATCGAAGGTAGCGATGGTGAAAGAAGAGTTCTTTGTTGTTCGGAAAGGGGATTTAGTTGGCGTTTACAAGAATTTCAGTGATTGTCAGGCACAAGTCGGATCATCG ATATGTGATCCTCCTGTCAGTGTGTACAAAGGTCAGGCGATGCCTAAGGATGCAGAAACATATCTTCTCTCTTGTGGGCTAAAAAATGCGCTATATTCCATCCGCGCTGCAGATTTAACTGAAGGACTGTTTGGTACTCTTGTGGCATGCCCTTTTCTG GAACCATCTCAATCCAGAGGAGAAACACCTAGTGATGTGCTTCCGCGAAAGCGATTGCAGGAACTGCTTGGTCCAGAAATTTCA AAAGAATCTGGGTCTTTATCACTTTCAAATTCTTCCCGAAAGCACCCGAAGTTAGAACAGCATCTCAAAACGGATGTGCTGTTTTCTGGA CCCTCGTGTATACTTGAATTTGATGGTGCATCGAAAGGAAATCCTGGACAAGCTGGTGCAGGAGTTGTTCTGCGAGCTGATGATGGCACTGTG ATTTGTAGGTTACGTGAAGGTCTGGGTATAGCAACCAATAATGTTGCTGAATATAGAGCTATGATTTTAGGATTGCGATTTGCACTTGAAAAGGGTTTTACAAGTATCCGGGTTGTGGGCGACTCCAAACTGGTCTGTATGCAG GTGCAAGGTTTATGGAAGGTGAAAAATCAGGGCATCTCCAGATGGTTCGAGGAAGCTAAAAAGCTGAAGGACAAGTTTCTCTCTTTTGAGATAACTCACGTTTTGAGG GACCTGAATTCCGAGGCTGATGCTCAAGCCAACTTGGCAGTTTCACTTGCTG ATGGCCAAGTGCAGGAGGACCCTGGCGAATAG
- the LOC108200506 gene encoding cyclin-D1-1 isoform X3, with amino-acid sequence MSALSCTEDLFSNLLCCEDSEILSRDSPECSSAFETSADIEESIALFIEGERKYVPGVSSARKSQSESVDQAARQASVAWILKVQRYYGFQPLTAYLSVNYMDRFLNCHSLPEQTNGWPMQLLSTACLSLAAKMEEPMVPSLLDLQVEGAKFLFEPKTIRRMEFLVLGVLDWRLRSITPFTFLSFFAYKLDSAGTFNDFLISRATDIILLNMQEASFLEYWPSCIAAATILCAANDIPNFSYINAGHAELWCEGLRKESIVSCYRLVQGIGENTRLRKRSKASPQIRVMKRASKVSFGDSESSSSSAASSYKRRRLNNSLWVHDDLETSEQGAC; translated from the exons ATGTCAGCTTTATCATGCACCGAAGACTTGTTTTCCAACTTACTTTGCTGTGAGGACTCCGAGATATTGTCTAGAGACTCGCCGGAGTGTTCATCGGCCTTTGAAACTTCGGCGGATATAGAGGAATCCATTGCTTTGTTCATAGAGGGTGAGAGAAAGTATGTTCCTGGTGTCAGTTCTGCCCGGAAGAGTCAGTCGGAATCAGTTGATCAAGCTGCTCGACAAGCTTCTGTTGCATGGATTTTAAag GTGCAACGTTATTATGGTTTTCAGCCATTAACAGCGTATCTCTCTGTCAATTACATGGACCGTTTCCTCAACTGTCATAGTTTGCCCGAG CAGACAAATGGGTGGCCAATGCAACTCTTATCCACCGCTTGTTTGTCATTAGCTGCTAAAATGGAAGAACCGATGGTACCTTCTCTTCTAGATCTTCAG GTTGAAGGtgcaaaatttttatttgagcCGAAAACTATTAGAAGAATGGAGTTTCTTGTGCTTGGTGTTCTTGATTGGAGGCTAAGATCCATCACTCCTTTCACCTTTCTCAGCTTCTTTGCTTACAAACTTGATTCCGCGGGAACTTTCAACGACTTCCTTATCTCTCGAGCCACTGATATTATTCTATTGAATATGCAAG AGGCCAGTTTTTTGGAGTATTGGCCATCATGCATAGCTGCTGCTACTATTCTTTGTGCTGCGAATGATATTCCAAACTTCTCTTATATTAACGCTGGCCATGCTGAATTATGGTGTGAAGGACTTCGAAAA GAGAGTATTGTCAGCTGCTACCGACTAGTGCAAGGAATCGGAGAGAATACTCGGTTAAGAAAGCGATCAAAAGCGTCACCGCAGATCCGAGTCATGAAACGAGCTAGTAAAGTGTCGTTTGGTGACTCGGAATCCTCCTCTTCCTCAGCAGCATCATCTTACAAAAGGAGGAGACTAAATAACAGTTTGTGGGTTCATGATGACTTGGAAACATCTGAGCAAGGTGCATGCTAG
- the LOC108200269 gene encoding protein JINGUBANG-like: MGIHPFPLSHTYDQESTDLTSDSSMNSSISSQPSLPLVPSLNKLSQEQSNIHHHCISTLKGHSSYVFSLTLSGKHLYSGSSDSQLRVWSRAPSDHQNSDENIVSACKSAVKCIVVLDDKIFSAHQDHKIRVWKIGSDKSKQAYKCVSTLPTLNDRVTRLFFAKNYVEVRRHKKCTWVHHVDTVSALALSSRDSSFLYSASWDRTFKIWRTSDFKCIESVWNAHDDAINAIVSSGDGFIYTGSADRKIKVWGKKEGEKRHTLIDTLEEHKSAVNALALSSNGSVLYSGACDRSIIVWERAFGSRHMAVAGALRGHTKAILCLAVVSDLVCSGSADKTVRVWRRGNDNSYSCLAVLEGHRGPVKCLTAAIDHSNSDNNSSPIGTPYLIYSGSLDCDVKVWQIWVPFV, translated from the coding sequence ATGGGAATTCATCCATTTCCTCTCTCTCATACATATGATCAAGAATCTACTGATCTTACTTCAGATTCATCAATGAACTCCTCTATTTCATCTCAACCAAGTTTACCTCTAGTCCCATCTCTAAACAAACTATCCCAAGAACAATCAAACATCCACCACCACTGCATTTCCACCCTAAAAGGCCACTCTTCCTATGTATTTTCACTCACTCTTTCCGGAAAACACCTCTACAGCGGCTCATCCGATAGCCAATTACGCGTGTGGTCCCGGGCTCCATCAGATCATCAGAATTCAGATGAAAACATTGTGTCTGCATGCAAGAGTGCAGTTAAGTGCATAGTAGTACTAGATGACAAGATATTCAGTGCTCACCAGGATCACAAAATCCGAGTGTGGAAAATAGGGAGCGATAAATCAAAGCAGGCTTATAAATGCGTTTCTACATTGCCAACGCTTAATGATCGTGTCACGAGACTGTTTTTTGCTAAGAATTATGTTGAGGTGCGGAGGCACAAGAAGTGTACGTGGGTGCACCATGTTGACACAGTGTCGGCTCTGGCCTTGTCATCGAGAGATAGTTCCTTTTTGTACTCGGCCTCATGGGACAGAACATTTAAGATATGGAGAACATCGGATTTCAAGTGTATTGAGTCTGTTTGGAATGCTCATGACGATGCtatcaatgcaatcgtgtcatctgGCGATGGATTTATTTACACTGGCTCCGCGGACAGAAAAATTAAGGTCTGGGGAAAAAAAGAAGGCGAAAAAAGGCACACTTTAATTGACACCTTGGAGGAACATAAATCAGCTGTAAATGCATTAGCACTTAGCAGCAATGGCTCTGTGTTATATTCTGGTGCGTGTGATCGGTCCATAATTGTGTGGGAGAGAGCATTTGGCAGCCGACATATGGCTGTGGCTGGGGCGCTCCGAGGCCACACTAAGGCCATTTTGTGTCTGGCAGTTGTTTCGGATTTGGTCTGCAGCGGATCAGCTGATAAAACAGTGAGAGTTTGGAGAAGAGGAAACGACAACAGCTACTCATGTTTGGCAGTGTTGGAAGGTCACAGAGGACCGGTTAAGTGTCTGACTGCAGCTATTGATCATTCTAATTCCGACAACAATTCATCACCTATTGGCACTCCTTACTTGATCTATAGTGGCAGTTTGGACTGTGATGTTAAGGTTTGGCAAATATGGGTTCCGTTTGTATAG
- the LOC108200499 gene encoding uncharacterized protein LOC108200499 isoform X2 produces MVKEEFFVVRKGDLVGVYKNFSDCQAQVGSSICDPPVSVYKGQAMPKDAETYLLSCGLKNALYSIRAADLTEGLFGTLVACPFLEPSQSRGETPSDVLPRKRLQELLGPEISKESGSLSLSNSSRKHPKLEQHLKTDVLFSGPSCILEFDGASKGNPGQAGAGVVLRADDGTVICRLREGLGIATNNVAEYRAMILGLRFALEKGFTSIRVVGDSKLVCMQVQGLWKVKNQGISRWFEEAKKLKDKFLSFEITHVLRDLNSEADAQANLAVSLADGQVQEDPGE; encoded by the exons ATGGTGAAAGAAGAGTTCTTTGTTGTTCGGAAAGGGGATTTAGTTGGCGTTTACAAGAATTTCAGTGATTGTCAGGCACAAGTCGGATCATCG ATATGTGATCCTCCTGTCAGTGTGTACAAAGGTCAGGCGATGCCTAAGGATGCAGAAACATATCTTCTCTCTTGTGGGCTAAAAAATGCGCTATATTCCATCCGCGCTGCAGATTTAACTGAAGGACTGTTTGGTACTCTTGTGGCATGCCCTTTTCTG GAACCATCTCAATCCAGAGGAGAAACACCTAGTGATGTGCTTCCGCGAAAGCGATTGCAGGAACTGCTTGGTCCAGAAATTTCA AAAGAATCTGGGTCTTTATCACTTTCAAATTCTTCCCGAAAGCACCCGAAGTTAGAACAGCATCTCAAAACGGATGTGCTGTTTTCTGGA CCCTCGTGTATACTTGAATTTGATGGTGCATCGAAAGGAAATCCTGGACAAGCTGGTGCAGGAGTTGTTCTGCGAGCTGATGATGGCACTGTG ATTTGTAGGTTACGTGAAGGTCTGGGTATAGCAACCAATAATGTTGCTGAATATAGAGCTATGATTTTAGGATTGCGATTTGCACTTGAAAAGGGTTTTACAAGTATCCGGGTTGTGGGCGACTCCAAACTGGTCTGTATGCAG GTGCAAGGTTTATGGAAGGTGAAAAATCAGGGCATCTCCAGATGGTTCGAGGAAGCTAAAAAGCTGAAGGACAAGTTTCTCTCTTTTGAGATAACTCACGTTTTGAGG GACCTGAATTCCGAGGCTGATGCTCAAGCCAACTTGGCAGTTTCACTTGCTG ATGGCCAAGTGCAGGAGGACCCTGGCGAATAG
- the LOC108200506 gene encoding cyclin-D1-1 isoform X1 codes for MSALSCTEDLFSNLLCCEDSEILSRDSPECSSAFETSADIEESIALFIEGERKYVPGVSSARKSQSESVDQAARQASVAWILKVQRYYGFQPLTAYLSVNYMDRFLNCHSLPEQTNGWPMQLLSTACLSLAAKMEEPMVPSLLDLQVEGAKFLFEPKTIRRMEFLVLGVLDWRLRSITPFTFLSFFAYKLDSAGTFNDFLISRATDIILLNMQVIFAEASFLEYWPSCIAAATILCAANDIPNFSYINAGHAELWCEGLRKESIVSCYRLVQGIGENTRLRKRSKASPQIRVMKRASKVSFGDSESSSSSAASSYKRRRLNNSLWVHDDLETSEQGAC; via the exons ATGTCAGCTTTATCATGCACCGAAGACTTGTTTTCCAACTTACTTTGCTGTGAGGACTCCGAGATATTGTCTAGAGACTCGCCGGAGTGTTCATCGGCCTTTGAAACTTCGGCGGATATAGAGGAATCCATTGCTTTGTTCATAGAGGGTGAGAGAAAGTATGTTCCTGGTGTCAGTTCTGCCCGGAAGAGTCAGTCGGAATCAGTTGATCAAGCTGCTCGACAAGCTTCTGTTGCATGGATTTTAAag GTGCAACGTTATTATGGTTTTCAGCCATTAACAGCGTATCTCTCTGTCAATTACATGGACCGTTTCCTCAACTGTCATAGTTTGCCCGAG CAGACAAATGGGTGGCCAATGCAACTCTTATCCACCGCTTGTTTGTCATTAGCTGCTAAAATGGAAGAACCGATGGTACCTTCTCTTCTAGATCTTCAG GTTGAAGGtgcaaaatttttatttgagcCGAAAACTATTAGAAGAATGGAGTTTCTTGTGCTTGGTGTTCTTGATTGGAGGCTAAGATCCATCACTCCTTTCACCTTTCTCAGCTTCTTTGCTTACAAACTTGATTCCGCGGGAACTTTCAACGACTTCCTTATCTCTCGAGCCACTGATATTATTCTATTGAATATGCAAG TGATATTTGCAGAGGCCAGTTTTTTGGAGTATTGGCCATCATGCATAGCTGCTGCTACTATTCTTTGTGCTGCGAATGATATTCCAAACTTCTCTTATATTAACGCTGGCCATGCTGAATTATGGTGTGAAGGACTTCGAAAA GAGAGTATTGTCAGCTGCTACCGACTAGTGCAAGGAATCGGAGAGAATACTCGGTTAAGAAAGCGATCAAAAGCGTCACCGCAGATCCGAGTCATGAAACGAGCTAGTAAAGTGTCGTTTGGTGACTCGGAATCCTCCTCTTCCTCAGCAGCATCATCTTACAAAAGGAGGAGACTAAATAACAGTTTGTGGGTTCATGATGACTTGGAAACATCTGAGCAAGGTGCATGCTAG